The genomic DNA TTAAGATGTCGGCCTGCGCGGCGAGCGTCTTGTCGCCGCCTTTTGCCGCCTTGAGCGAGCGGTCGATCTTGCGCTCGACGATGTCGATGTCTGAAAAGATCAGTTCGAGGTTGATCGTTTCGATGTCGCGCCTGGGGCCGATTTCGCCGTCGACGTGAACAATTTCCCCATCTTCGAAGCAGCGCACAACATGCACGATCGCGTCGACCTCCCGGATGTGGGAAAGGAATTTGTTGCCGAGCCCTTCGCCCTTCGACGCGCCGCGCACCAGCCCCGCGATATCGACGAATTCGATGACGGCAGGGGTGTATTTGTCCGGATCATACATCTTTGCGAGCACGTCGAGCCGCTCGTCCGGCACGGCAACCATGCCGACGTTCGGCTCGATGGTGCAGAACGGGTAGTTCGCGGACTGCGCGCCCGCGTTGGTGATGGCGTTAAAAAGGGTCGATTTGCCGACGTTCGGCAGCCCGACGATACCTAGCTTCATATCGATAACTCCTTCAAGCGTTTTACAAATTACTCCAGTTTTTCATGATACCACAGCGGCCGATATTTGGCAAGCCGGATCGGCAGTCCTTACAAAGTATCCGTATTCTCCAATTCGAGTCCTTCAAAAAACGCATCATAACTACAACCATAGATCATGTGTAAGGCGACGAGGAGACGCACCGGAATATTAAGTTCCCCTGTTTCGTAGCGGGAATACAAACTGCGCGTAGTGGATACGCCGAAAATACCCAAGCGGGCAACAAGGCGGTCCTGTGTATACTTGTGCTTTTTCCGAAGGAGGCGCAGGTTACTTCCCATGTTCATGTCGGCGGTTAGTCTGTCCATTAGCAACTCCTTTTGCTCAATATAACGTGCATTTTTGCTTTAGTATATGTTATACTGGACACAAAAAGGCTCAATATACTGAGCAAAATAAGGAGATGTGGAGATATTAAGATGAATCACGAAACAATCGAATGGATCGCCCAAAACAAAGACACCTGGTTTGCCA from Anaerotruncus rubiinfantis includes the following:
- a CDS encoding helix-turn-helix domain-containing protein — protein: MDRLTADMNMGSNLRLLRKKHKYTQDRLVARLGIFGVSTTRSLYSRYETGELNIPVRLLVALHMIYGCSYDAFFEGLELENTDTL